A single genomic interval of Streptomyces sp. NBC_00663 harbors:
- a CDS encoding iron-siderophore ABC transporter substrate-binding protein, producing the protein MKTKAVLAAVVVGGLLVGCSSTADSADAKAKKDAGSRNSVRGASEGPSAAPSALATGMGSDQDGDGTFPRTVTHFEGSTTLRTEPRNIAVLSTGQLDDLLSLGLVPTASTRADNAGLVPDYLADAFPADKARLAEMTDAGIRQAPNLESLAAAKPDLILANDSLGDLYPKLSKIAPTVITAGNGINWKRDLLLVGDAVGKGQAARKLLADIVADAEERGSAVKGSEVKSDPTVSMVRFTPDRTRMFGVSSFTGSIAVDMGLSRPKSQQFNAISEDIGAESIDIADGDWIFYSVQGDTDETDAGSVLAGPLWKSMRAVEAGHAVRVDDDPWYLNAGPTAARLVVRQLAEHLGK; encoded by the coding sequence ATGAAGACGAAGGCCGTCCTGGCCGCGGTCGTCGTCGGAGGGCTGCTCGTCGGCTGTTCGTCCACCGCCGACTCCGCCGATGCCAAGGCCAAGAAGGACGCCGGCTCGCGCAACAGCGTCCGCGGCGCCTCCGAAGGCCCCTCCGCCGCCCCCTCCGCCCTCGCCACCGGCATGGGCTCCGACCAGGACGGCGACGGCACCTTCCCCCGCACCGTCACCCACTTCGAAGGCAGCACCACCCTCAGGACCGAACCCAGGAACATCGCCGTGCTCAGCACCGGCCAGCTCGACGACCTGCTGTCCCTCGGCCTCGTCCCGACCGCGTCCACCCGCGCCGACAACGCCGGGCTCGTGCCCGACTACCTCGCCGACGCGTTCCCCGCGGACAAGGCGCGGCTCGCCGAGATGACCGACGCGGGCATCCGCCAGGCCCCCAACCTGGAGTCCCTCGCCGCCGCGAAGCCCGACCTGATCCTCGCCAACGACTCCCTCGGCGACCTCTACCCCAAGCTGTCGAAGATCGCGCCGACCGTGATCACCGCCGGCAACGGCATCAACTGGAAGCGCGACCTGCTGCTCGTGGGCGACGCGGTCGGCAAGGGGCAGGCGGCGCGGAAGCTGCTCGCCGACATCGTCGCCGACGCCGAGGAGAGGGGCTCCGCGGTGAAGGGCTCCGAGGTGAAAAGCGACCCCACCGTCTCCATGGTCCGCTTCACCCCCGACCGCACCCGTATGTTCGGCGTCTCCTCCTTCACCGGCTCCATCGCCGTCGACATGGGGCTCTCCCGCCCCAAGTCCCAGCAGTTCAACGCCATTTCGGAGGACATCGGCGCGGAGAGCATCGACATCGCCGACGGGGACTGGATCTTCTACTCGGTCCAGGGCGACACGGACGAGACCGACGCCGGGAGCGTGCTGGCCGGACCGCTGTGGAAGTCGATGAGGGCGGTCGAGGCCGGGCACGCGGTACGGGTCGACGACGACCCCTGGTACCTCAACGCCGGTCCCACGGCCGCGCGTCTGGTCGTACGACAGCTCGCAGAGCACCTCGGAAAGTGA
- a CDS encoding NAD(P)-dependent alcohol dehydrogenase gives MTTVAAYAAPAAKAPLERTTIERRPVGEFDVLIDIKFAGICHSDIHQVHEGWGEAIFPMVPGHEIAGVVSEVGPGVTKYTVGDRVGVGCLVDSCRECDNCKAGLEQYCTGGSVGTYNAIGKDGEPTYGGYSEKVVVDENFVLRIPDALSLDEAAPLLCAGITTYSPLKHWNAGPGKKVAILGMGGLGHMGVKIAHALGAEVTVLSQSLRKKDDGLKLGADHYYATSDETTFKELRGTFDLILSTVSAPLNLDAYLSLLRTDGAFVNVGAPEEPVKLNLFSVIGGRKTLAGSGIGGIQETQEMLDFCAGHGFGAEIELISASEINDAYERVQASDVRYRFVIDTSTI, from the coding sequence ATGACCACCGTTGCCGCGTACGCCGCCCCCGCCGCGAAGGCCCCGCTGGAGCGGACCACCATCGAGCGACGCCCGGTCGGCGAGTTCGACGTCCTGATCGACATCAAGTTCGCCGGCATCTGCCACTCGGACATCCACCAGGTCCACGAGGGCTGGGGCGAGGCGATCTTCCCGATGGTCCCCGGCCACGAGATCGCGGGCGTCGTCTCCGAGGTCGGCCCCGGCGTCACCAAGTACACCGTCGGCGACCGGGTGGGCGTCGGCTGTCTCGTCGACTCCTGCCGGGAGTGCGACAACTGCAAGGCCGGCCTGGAGCAGTACTGCACCGGCGGCAGCGTCGGCACGTACAACGCCATCGGCAAGGACGGCGAGCCCACCTACGGCGGCTACTCGGAGAAGGTCGTCGTCGACGAGAACTTTGTTCTCCGCATTCCCGACGCCCTCTCCCTCGACGAGGCCGCGCCCCTGCTGTGCGCCGGCATCACCACGTACTCCCCGCTCAAGCACTGGAACGCCGGCCCCGGCAAGAAGGTCGCGATCCTCGGCATGGGCGGCCTCGGCCACATGGGCGTCAAGATCGCGCACGCGCTGGGCGCCGAGGTCACGGTCCTCTCCCAGTCCCTGCGCAAGAAGGACGACGGCCTGAAGCTGGGCGCCGACCACTACTACGCCACCAGCGACGAGACCACCTTCAAGGAGCTGAGGGGCACCTTCGACCTGATCCTGTCGACGGTCTCGGCCCCGCTGAACCTGGACGCCTACCTGTCCCTGCTGCGGACGGACGGCGCCTTCGTGAACGTCGGCGCCCCCGAGGAGCCGGTCAAGCTCAACCTCTTCTCGGTCATCGGCGGCCGCAAGACCCTCGCCGGTTCCGGCATCGGCGGCATCCAGGAGACCCAGGAGATGCTGGACTTCTGTGCGGGGCACGGGTTCGGCGCCGAGATCGAGCTGATCAGCGCCTCGGAGATCAACGACGCGTACGAGCGCGTCCAGGCGAGCGACGTCCGCTACCGCTTCGTGATCGACACGTCCACCATCTGA
- a CDS encoding FecCD family ABC transporter permease has product MTRHLTWPAALLAVAGAAVLSLAVGTRPVPPSAVLDALLHGGGSPDALVVRSLRLPRTEVGLTAGAALGLAGAALQGVTRNPLADPGILGLSQGAAAGVVLAIAFGLANGFSGYVWYAFAGAVAAACLVYVIASRGRDGASPVKLALAGTAFAAMTAGGTTVVLTSNSATLDQFRFWQVGALSGRDAGTVVRMLPFLCAGAVLVLACARGLDALTLGDETARALGHRVHGVRASAALGATLLTAAAVAAAGPIAFVGLAVPHLARRLVRGGHRAVLPLSALLGAALLLSADVAGRVVRAPAEVPAGVMTALVGVPVLVILVRRRGTVT; this is encoded by the coding sequence GTGACCCGGCACCTCACCTGGCCGGCCGCCCTCCTCGCCGTCGCCGGCGCCGCCGTCCTCAGCCTCGCCGTCGGCACCCGACCCGTACCCCCGTCCGCCGTGCTCGACGCGCTGCTGCACGGCGGGGGTTCACCGGACGCGCTCGTCGTACGCTCCCTGCGCCTCCCCCGCACCGAGGTCGGCCTCACCGCCGGGGCCGCGCTCGGGCTCGCGGGCGCCGCGCTCCAGGGCGTCACCCGCAATCCGCTCGCCGACCCCGGCATCCTCGGGCTGAGCCAGGGCGCGGCGGCCGGGGTGGTGCTCGCCATCGCGTTCGGCCTCGCGAACGGCTTCTCCGGGTACGTCTGGTACGCCTTCGCCGGTGCCGTCGCCGCCGCGTGTCTGGTGTACGTCATCGCCTCGCGCGGGCGGGACGGGGCGTCGCCGGTGAAGCTGGCGCTGGCCGGAACGGCGTTCGCGGCGATGACGGCCGGCGGCACGACCGTCGTCCTCACCTCGAACTCGGCCACCCTCGACCAGTTCCGGTTCTGGCAGGTGGGCGCGTTGAGCGGGCGGGACGCGGGGACGGTCGTACGGATGCTGCCGTTCCTGTGTGCCGGGGCGGTCCTGGTGCTGGCGTGCGCCCGCGGCCTGGACGCGCTGACCCTCGGCGACGAGACGGCCCGCGCGCTGGGGCACCGCGTGCATGGCGTACGGGCTTCAGCGGCACTCGGCGCGACCCTGCTGACCGCCGCCGCGGTGGCTGCCGCCGGGCCCATCGCGTTCGTGGGGCTCGCGGTGCCGCATCTCGCGCGGCGGCTGGTCCGTGGCGGGCATCGGGCCGTACTGCCGCTGTCGGCCCTGCTGGGGGCGGCCCTGCTGCTGTCCGCCGATGTGGCGGGCCGGGTGGTACGGGCTCCCGCGGAGGTGCCGGCCGGGGTGATGACGGCGCTGGTCGGGGTGCCCGTGCTGGTGATTCTCGTACGACGCAGAGGCACGGTGACGTGA
- a CDS encoding group II truncated hemoglobin — protein MTAETVEYIRYRIPEDRSAEFLSAYTRAAAQLAAAPSCVDYELARCEEDFEHFVLRITWTSTEDHIEGFRKSELFADFLAEIRPYVGDIEEMRHYKPTVVRGRGAALPTLYAWAGGEEAFARLTAVFYEKVLKDDLLAPVFAGLAPEHASHVALWLAEVFGGPAAYSETQGGHGHMVAKHMGRGITEPQRRRWVNLIQDAADEAGLPTDAEFRSAFLAYVEWGTRLAVYFSGPDAKPPAEQPVPRWGWGVAPPYRG, from the coding sequence ATGACCGCAGAGACCGTCGAATACATCCGTTACCGCATCCCGGAAGACCGTTCTGCCGAGTTCCTGTCCGCCTACACGCGCGCGGCGGCCCAGCTGGCGGCGGCCCCGAGTTGCGTCGACTACGAACTCGCCCGCTGCGAGGAGGACTTCGAGCACTTCGTCCTGCGCATCACCTGGACCTCGACCGAGGACCACATCGAGGGCTTCCGCAAGTCCGAGCTGTTCGCCGACTTCCTCGCCGAGATCCGGCCCTACGTCGGCGACATCGAGGAGATGCGGCACTACAAGCCGACGGTGGTGCGAGGGCGGGGCGCGGCGCTGCCCACCCTGTACGCGTGGGCGGGCGGTGAGGAGGCCTTCGCCCGGCTGACCGCGGTCTTCTACGAGAAGGTGCTGAAGGACGACCTCCTCGCCCCGGTCTTCGCGGGGCTGGCCCCCGAACACGCCTCCCATGTGGCGCTGTGGCTCGCCGAGGTCTTCGGCGGCCCGGCGGCCTACTCCGAGACCCAGGGCGGTCACGGCCACATGGTCGCCAAGCACATGGGCCGCGGCATCACCGAGCCACAGCGCCGTCGCTGGGTGAACCTCATCCAGGACGCCGCCGACGAGGCGGGGCTGCCGACGGACGCCGAGTTCCGTTCGGCGTTCCTGGCCTACGTGGAGTGGGGCACGCGGCTCGCCGTGTACTTCTCCGGCCCGGACGCCAAGCCGCCCGCCGAGCAGCCGGTGCCGCGGTGGGGATGGGGGGTGGCGCCGCCGTACCGGGGGTGA
- a CDS encoding helix-turn-helix domain-containing protein, which translates to MDDMAETAEERGGAGGALDRRAELSEFLRTRRARLKPEDVGLPEFGRHRRVPGLRREELAQLAGVSVAYYTRLEQGNGRNVSAEVLDAIARALRLSDAEHAHLSHLAKPKQHKKKQAARTEQVRGPLRQLLDTMDGVPAYITGGRSDILVWNRMAAAVFGDWAELPPQERNWARLVFLRPEYRDLFVEWDQKAYDMVSFLRMAAGCHPDDPRLAALVGELSLKSEEFRRLWAAHDVKEKSYGVKRLMHPLVGELTLNFESFRLTDGTEQSLTTYSAEPGSPSAEALRLLASWGTDATRAGKNSTAPKG; encoded by the coding sequence ATGGACGACATGGCCGAGACGGCGGAGGAGCGGGGCGGAGCCGGTGGCGCGCTGGACCGGCGGGCCGAGCTCAGTGAGTTCCTGCGCACTCGGCGGGCCCGGCTGAAGCCGGAGGACGTGGGGCTGCCGGAGTTCGGGCGGCACCGGCGGGTGCCGGGGCTGCGGCGCGAGGAGCTGGCGCAGCTGGCGGGTGTCTCGGTGGCGTACTACACCCGCCTGGAACAGGGCAACGGGCGGAACGTGTCGGCGGAGGTCCTCGACGCCATCGCCCGCGCGCTGCGGCTGAGCGACGCCGAGCACGCGCACCTCTCCCATCTCGCGAAGCCGAAGCAGCACAAGAAGAAGCAGGCGGCGCGGACCGAGCAGGTGCGCGGGCCGCTGCGGCAGCTGCTGGACACGATGGACGGTGTCCCGGCGTACATCACGGGCGGGCGCTCCGACATCCTCGTCTGGAACCGGATGGCCGCGGCCGTCTTCGGCGACTGGGCGGAGCTGCCGCCGCAGGAGCGGAACTGGGCGCGGCTGGTGTTCCTGCGGCCCGAGTACCGCGACCTGTTCGTGGAGTGGGACCAGAAGGCGTACGACATGGTCAGCTTCCTGCGCATGGCCGCGGGCTGCCACCCCGACGACCCGCGCCTCGCCGCGCTCGTGGGGGAACTCTCCCTCAAGAGCGAGGAGTTCAGACGGCTGTGGGCCGCGCACGACGTCAAGGAGAAGAGCTACGGCGTCAAGCGTCTGATGCACCCGCTGGTCGGCGAACTCACCCTGAACTTCGAGTCGTTCCGCCTGACCGACGGCACCGAACAGAGCCTGACCACCTACTCCGCCGAACCCGGCTCCCCGTCCGCCGAGGCCCTGCGCCTGCTGGCCAGTTGGGGGACGGACGCGACCCGGGCGGGCAAGAACTCGACGGCGCCGAAGGGCTGA
- a CDS encoding SDR family oxidoreductase has translation MKQTETILVTGGTGTLGGHAVPLLRAAGRTVRVLSRRDREDADGIEYVTGDLTTGEGVDAALAGVGTVLHLAGGPKGDDEATRTLVRAARAAGVRHLVYISVIGADRVPLAWLRTKRDAEQAIADSGIPWTTLRAAQFHDLTLTMVEKMTKLPVLPVPGGLRLQPVDSAEVAARMVELALGEPAGQVPDMAGPAVYDIAELARPYLELRGRKSRLRMPVRIPGKAGKAYRAGANLTLEGAETGERTWEEFLAERV, from the coding sequence ATGAAGCAGACGGAAACCATCCTCGTCACCGGCGGCACGGGCACCCTGGGCGGCCACGCGGTGCCGCTGCTGCGGGCGGCGGGCCGCACGGTACGGGTTCTCAGCCGCCGTGACCGCGAGGACGCGGACGGGATCGAGTACGTCACCGGCGACCTGACGACGGGCGAGGGCGTCGACGCGGCGCTGGCCGGAGTCGGGACGGTTCTGCACCTCGCGGGCGGCCCCAAGGGCGACGACGAGGCGACCCGTACCCTCGTCCGGGCGGCCCGCGCGGCCGGCGTACGCCACCTCGTCTACATCTCGGTCATCGGCGCGGACCGCGTCCCGCTGGCCTGGCTGCGGACCAAGCGGGACGCGGAGCAGGCCATCGCCGACTCGGGCATCCCGTGGACGACCCTGCGGGCGGCCCAGTTCCACGACCTGACCCTGACGATGGTCGAGAAGATGACGAAGCTTCCCGTCCTGCCGGTACCGGGCGGGCTGCGCCTCCAGCCGGTCGACTCGGCCGAAGTGGCGGCACGGATGGTCGAGTTGGCGCTGGGTGAACCGGCGGGCCAGGTACCGGACATGGCGGGACCGGCGGTGTACGACATCGCCGAGCTGGCCCGGCCCTACCTCGAACTGCGGGGCAGGAAGAGCCGGTTGAGGATGCCGGTGCGCATCCCGGGCAAGGCCGGGAAGGCGTACCGCGCAGGCGCGAACCTCACGCTGGAGGGGGCGGAGACGGGGGAGCGGACGTGGGAGGAGTTTCTGGCGGAGCGGGTGTGA
- a CDS encoding ABC transporter permease gives MFFTYLRRELRRRRKAALVVASGLALGIALVIVVSSVSSGMGKAQDKVLQSLYGLGTDMTVTKAAAASSANSSERPRFNFDAQDGDSDEEQSSDRVMVQGFQTLATSTVTKVGDQKGVSDAVGGLSLQVIKVSGQFTRGQFQQNGDGGGQQGGPGGGGTGQPQGEVQGGGADFDVNNYSVFGTDVTEPALGPLTSSEITSGRTFKTSETNAKVVVVDSAYAKEKKYKVGSTITIKGTKYKTIGIATASSGDAAANLYIPLKQAQTLSDSKNKVTTIYVKATDSQKIDSVKSTIQKNISGTTVTTSADLADTVSGSLSTASSLATNVGKWLSIAVLVAAFLVAGLLTSSAVSRRVREFGTLKALGWRSGRVTRQVVGEAMVNGLLGGALGIGLGLAGAYVVTAISPTLQAQLGGGGGQGGGPGGGGGFGGPGRQAASKTLEVALTAPVSATTVAIAVGLAVAGGLIAGAFGGWRASRLRPADALRRVE, from the coding sequence ATGTTCTTCACCTACCTGAGGCGCGAACTGCGCCGCCGCAGAAAGGCGGCCCTCGTCGTCGCCTCCGGGCTCGCGCTCGGTATCGCGCTGGTCATCGTGGTCAGCTCCGTGTCCTCGGGCATGGGCAAGGCCCAGGACAAGGTCCTCCAGTCGCTGTACGGCCTCGGCACCGACATGACGGTCACCAAGGCCGCCGCCGCATCCTCCGCCAACAGCTCCGAGCGTCCGCGCTTCAACTTCGACGCGCAGGACGGCGACTCCGACGAGGAGCAGAGCAGCGACCGCGTCATGGTCCAGGGCTTCCAGACCCTGGCCACCTCGACCGTCACCAAGGTCGGCGACCAGAAGGGCGTCTCGGACGCCGTGGGCGGCCTCAGCCTCCAGGTCATCAAGGTCAGCGGCCAGTTCACCCGCGGCCAGTTCCAGCAGAACGGCGACGGCGGCGGCCAGCAGGGCGGCCCCGGCGGTGGCGGCACCGGCCAGCCGCAGGGTGAGGTCCAGGGCGGCGGCGCCGACTTCGACGTCAACAACTACTCCGTCTTCGGCACCGACGTCACCGAGCCGGCCCTCGGCCCGCTGACCTCCTCGGAGATCACCAGCGGCCGTACCTTCAAGACCTCCGAGACGAATGCCAAGGTCGTGGTCGTCGACTCGGCGTACGCCAAGGAGAAGAAGTACAAGGTCGGCTCGACGATCACCATCAAGGGCACCAAGTACAAGACGATCGGTATCGCCACCGCCAGCAGCGGTGACGCGGCGGCCAACCTCTACATCCCGCTGAAGCAGGCACAGACCCTCAGCGACTCCAAGAACAAGGTCACCACGATCTACGTCAAGGCGACCGACTCGCAGAAGATCGACTCGGTCAAGTCGACGATCCAGAAGAACATCTCGGGTACGACGGTGACGACCTCCGCCGACCTCGCCGACACCGTCTCCGGCTCCCTCTCCACGGCGTCCTCCCTCGCGACGAACGTCGGCAAGTGGCTGTCGATCGCGGTCCTGGTCGCCGCGTTCCTGGTCGCCGGTCTGCTCACCTCCTCGGCGGTCTCCCGCCGCGTCCGCGAGTTCGGCACGCTCAAGGCGCTGGGCTGGCGTTCGGGCCGGGTGACCCGGCAGGTCGTCGGCGAGGCGATGGTCAACGGCCTCCTCGGCGGCGCCCTCGGCATCGGCCTGGGCCTGGCGGGCGCGTACGTCGTCACGGCCATCAGCCCCACGCTGCAAGCCCAGTTGGGCGGGGGCGGCGGCCAGGGTGGCGGCCCCGGCGGAGGCGGCGGCTTCGGCGGCCCCGGACGCCAGGCGGCATCCAAGACCCTGGAGGTGGCCCTGACGGCCCCGGTGAGCGCGACGACGGTGGCCATAGCAGTTGGCCTCGCGGTGGCGGGCGGTTTGATCGCGGGCGCGTTCGGCGGCTGGCGAGCGTCAAGGCTGCGCCCGGCGGACGCCCTGCGCCGAGTCGAATAG
- a CDS encoding DUF4291 domain-containing protein, whose product MEQPHREIRADYADATITVYQAYSPYIGLPAVREGRFPTAWKRDRMTWIKPSFLWMMYRCGWGAKEGQETVLAVEISREGFDWALRNACLSSYAREVHPDRATWQRQLKRAPARVQWDPERDLRLRPLPYRSLQLGLSGEAARRYADEWTVAIRDVTPLAHEIHALVQRGDLDAATRLLPQERPYPLGDAPLTHLHG is encoded by the coding sequence ATGGAACAACCCCACCGTGAGATCCGCGCGGACTATGCGGACGCCACGATCACCGTCTACCAGGCGTATTCCCCGTACATCGGTCTGCCCGCCGTCCGCGAGGGCCGTTTCCCCACCGCGTGGAAGCGCGACAGGATGACATGGATCAAGCCCAGTTTCCTGTGGATGATGTACCGCTGCGGCTGGGGCGCCAAGGAGGGGCAGGAGACCGTTCTGGCCGTCGAGATCAGCCGCGAAGGCTTCGACTGGGCGCTGCGCAACGCGTGTCTGTCGAGCTACGCCCGCGAGGTGCATCCCGACCGCGCCACCTGGCAGCGCCAGTTGAAGCGTGCGCCCGCTCGTGTGCAGTGGGATCCCGAGCGGGATCTGCGCCTACGGCCCTTGCCGTACCGATCGCTGCAACTCGGCCTCTCCGGTGAGGCCGCACGCCGTTACGCGGACGAGTGGACGGTCGCCATCCGGGACGTGACACCACTCGCTCACGAGATCCACGCCCTCGTCCAAAGGGGAGACCTGGACGCAGCCACCCGGTTGCTGCCCCAGGAACGCCCCTATCCCCTTGGAGACGCACCCCTCACCCACCTGCACGGATGA
- a CDS encoding FecCD family ABC transporter permease, translating to MNTHTVLRPTPATSLLLHRRSAVTALALFVLLAGLMLASACVGQTYVSPVGVWHTLATGGGPYELVVGELRVPRVILGALVGAALGLSGALVQTVTRNPLASPDVIGVGHGAAAATVLALAGGTVATPGSLPLVSVAGGVTAAALVYALAWRHGMQPGRFVLTGVGIGVALSAVVQLYLTDSELEAAEQVKLWLTGSLNGRGYEQAGPLAVVLLLALPALLWAARVMRPLGLDPDAAAGLGVRVDRVRLGVTLLGVVLAATATGAAGPIGFVALTAPQLARRLTRSPQLPLLNSALTGAVVLVAADLTARTLVPPLEIPVGALTALVGGPYLLWLLGRRTDTPARHTRG from the coding sequence ATGAACACTCACACCGTCCTCCGCCCCACCCCCGCCACGTCCCTCCTCCTCCACCGCCGCTCCGCCGTCACCGCCCTCGCCCTGTTCGTTCTCCTGGCCGGGCTCATGCTCGCCTCCGCCTGCGTCGGGCAGACGTACGTCTCCCCGGTCGGGGTCTGGCACACCCTGGCCACGGGCGGCGGGCCGTACGAGCTGGTCGTAGGGGAGCTCCGCGTCCCCCGCGTCATCCTCGGCGCGCTCGTCGGGGCGGCGCTCGGGCTGTCCGGGGCGTTGGTGCAGACCGTCACCCGGAATCCGCTCGCCAGTCCCGACGTCATCGGCGTCGGACATGGCGCGGCCGCGGCGACCGTGCTCGCGCTGGCCGGCGGAACCGTCGCCACCCCCGGCTCGCTCCCCCTCGTCTCCGTCGCCGGCGGGGTCACGGCCGCCGCGCTCGTCTACGCCCTGGCCTGGCGGCACGGCATGCAACCGGGCCGGTTCGTGCTGACCGGGGTGGGGATCGGGGTCGCACTGTCGGCGGTCGTGCAGCTGTATCTCACGGACAGCGAGCTGGAGGCCGCCGAGCAGGTCAAGCTGTGGCTGACGGGGAGTCTGAACGGGCGCGGGTACGAGCAGGCGGGGCCGCTGGCCGTCGTACTCCTGCTCGCCCTGCCCGCACTGTTGTGGGCGGCCAGGGTGATGCGGCCGCTCGGGCTCGACCCCGACGCCGCCGCCGGGCTCGGGGTGCGGGTGGACCGGGTGCGGCTCGGGGTCACCCTGCTCGGGGTGGTGCTCGCGGCCACGGCGACGGGCGCCGCCGGGCCCATCGGGTTCGTCGCGCTGACGGCGCCCCAACTGGCCCGGCGGCTCACCCGGTCACCCCAACTGCCCCTGCTCAACAGCGCGTTGACCGGAGCCGTCGTCCTCGTCGCCGCCGACCTCACGGCCCGCACCCTCGTCCCCCCGCTGGAGATCCCGGTGGGCGCGCTCACCGCGCTGGTCGGGGGGCCGTATCTGCTGTGGCTGCTGGGGCGCCGGACGGACACCCCAGCTCGCCACACCCGCGGGTGA
- a CDS encoding M48 family metallopeptidase — protein MTFRLRAVRAFALLVGFFLMGVVLLTAMAVLDWLVLTRLYSARAAWVEGTLLTVTFLLAAAILRGMFAFLRAGRLPPVTDAVPVAPEDQPELWEQIRAAAEATGQRPPDELYLVADVNAGVSEQSRLLGLLPGRRLMLLGLPLLAGLTAAQLRAVLVHEFGHFSNLDTRLGAVTMRGRKALIHTVEAFQDGSTHFHYLIGVLYVGYARMFLRTTQSVARHQELAADQMAARHAGRDATASALRALPVLASAYAHYLETYASMGGSQEAEEGAGGVGGAEAAGEALPPVGEVYGGFRRLLAARTGERLTALAAGGRPPRPHPYDSHPPLAERIALVEKLPTDAEPHPRDHTRPDPSVADEPPALTLLRDTDHVFAALEARTLPPAVAQLPRRTWDELTMARAISDAEGWSRPLRVAVARTLRSAAQKMDGTATVRRDTTTSGTDGTAGPAGTAGTAGTAGTANSPLPGLEEILDAFDRGLLWMEVADRMPKPYQAARLTGPSARNFIRPRIFDGLAGLIHLRLAESGRAQPDIAWSGQPGLVLPESWEKGMDEALDAAVADEPDTAPLRALLAAPHPLTPAPPETPPTSAPPSPPPPA, from the coding sequence ATGACGTTCCGACTGCGCGCCGTGCGCGCGTTCGCGCTGCTGGTCGGCTTCTTCCTCATGGGCGTGGTTCTGCTGACGGCCATGGCGGTGCTCGACTGGCTGGTGTTGACGAGGCTGTACAGCGCGCGGGCCGCCTGGGTCGAGGGCACCCTGCTGACCGTCACCTTCCTGCTGGCGGCGGCGATTCTGCGCGGCATGTTCGCGTTTCTGCGGGCCGGGCGGCTGCCGCCGGTGACCGACGCGGTGCCGGTCGCCCCGGAGGACCAACCCGAGCTGTGGGAACAGATACGGGCCGCCGCCGAGGCGACGGGACAGCGGCCGCCGGACGAGCTCTACCTGGTCGCCGACGTCAACGCGGGGGTCTCCGAACAGAGCCGGTTGCTGGGACTGCTGCCAGGACGACGCCTTATGCTCCTGGGCCTGCCGCTGCTCGCCGGCTTGACCGCCGCCCAGCTGCGCGCCGTCCTCGTCCACGAGTTCGGGCACTTCAGCAACCTCGACACCCGGCTCGGCGCCGTCACGATGCGCGGTCGGAAAGCCCTCATCCACACGGTGGAGGCCTTTCAGGACGGCAGCACCCACTTCCACTATCTGATCGGCGTCCTGTACGTCGGCTACGCCCGGATGTTCCTGCGCACCACCCAGTCCGTGGCCCGCCACCAGGAACTCGCCGCGGACCAGATGGCCGCCCGGCACGCGGGGCGTGACGCGACGGCCTCCGCACTGCGGGCCCTCCCGGTACTCGCGAGCGCATACGCCCACTACCTGGAGACGTACGCCTCGATGGGCGGTTCACAGGAGGCGGAAGAGGGAGCGGGAGGAGTAGGAGGAGCTGAAGCAGCGGGGGAAGCTCTGCCGCCCGTGGGCGAGGTGTACGGCGGTTTCCGCCGGTTGCTCGCGGCCCGCACCGGCGAGCGGCTCACCGCGCTCGCCGCGGGGGGACGGCCGCCGCGGCCACACCCGTACGACTCACATCCGCCGCTGGCCGAACGCATCGCCCTGGTCGAGAAGCTCCCCACCGACGCCGAACCCCACCCGCGCGACCACACCCGGCCCGACCCGTCGGTCGCCGACGAACCTCCCGCACTGACCCTTCTGCGCGACACGGACCACGTGTTCGCCGCCCTGGAAGCCCGGACGCTCCCACCGGCGGTGGCGCAGCTGCCACGCAGGACCTGGGACGAGCTCACCATGGCCCGCGCGATCTCCGACGCCGAGGGCTGGTCCCGACCGCTGCGAGTCGCCGTGGCCAGGACACTTCGCTCGGCGGCGCAGAAGATGGACGGTACGGCGACCGTACGTCGGGACACCACGACCTCGGGCACAGACGGCACAGCCGGCCCAGCTGGCACGGCCGGCACGGCCGGCACGGCCGGCACGGCCAACTCCCCCTTGCCGGGCCTGGAGGAGATACTCGACGCGTTCGACCGCGGCCTGCTGTGGATGGAGGTCGCCGACCGGATGCCCAAGCCGTACCAGGCGGCGCGACTCACCGGGCCGTCCGCCCGTAACTTCATCCGCCCCCGGATCTTCGACGGGCTCGCCGGCCTGATCCATCTGCGCCTCGCCGAGTCCGGCCGGGCCCAGCCGGACATCGCCTGGTCGGGCCAACCGGGTCTCGTCCTGCCCGAGTCGTGGGAGAAGGGCATGGACGAGGCCCTCGACGCGGCCGTGGCCGACGAACCCGACACCGCTCCGCTGCGCGCCCTGCTCGCCGCCCCTCACCCCCTCACACCCGCTCCGCCAGAAACTCCTCCCACGTCCGCTCCCCCGTCTCCGCCCCCTCCAGCGTGA